In Scyliorhinus canicula chromosome 12, sScyCan1.1, whole genome shotgun sequence, the sequence tactgagggagtgcggcgctgtcgaagggtcagtattgagggagtactgcactgtcagagggtcagtactgagggagtgctgcactgtcagagggtcagtactgagggagtgctgcactgtcagagggtcggtgctgagggagtgctgcactgtcagagggtcagtactgagggagtgctgcactgtcagagggtcagtactgagggagtgctgcactgtcggagggtcagtactgagggagtgctgcactgttagatggTCAGTACTGGTGGAACACTGCAGTGTTGCagtgtcagtattgagggagtgctgcgcagttggagggttagtactgagggagtgatgcattgCTGGATGTTCTGTCATCCATTTGAGAGTTCGCACTGGGCCCCTTTGCTGGTAATTTTGGAGGATTACAAAGGCAACTCGTTTATTACATTCCTGTATCATCTTTTATCACACTTCGTTGTGTGTTgtgatatactacggagtgttatatgtgttactcaaacctgtCCAGGTCACACCGCAATCGTAACCTCCGACTGTTGGGGGGCGCTGTGGTATCTCCGCCAGACATCTCCCTGCTTCTCACCCCTCCGAAGCTGCAACAAGCTCTCCTTCccaatgaggtcttctgaatctcgatgaaagaagactcaaactcgtccagtggtaacaaaaggtttattgagtaactataacaataattgcgtgagttctttactttaacattgatactagtgataaagttaacaagatctaactacagtaactattcTTGACTACACTAACCgtctgagctaatctgatactcctgtcctggtcacagtacaaAAGAGGGAGAGactcaatgtggttgccttttatacccctgttggccaggccctctagtgatcatgtggtgctactgattacaccttaaccccttatgtacaggcacatatagagatcactacagcaGCATTTTTCAGAAGACCAGCAGTGGCTCGCTCCTGGGCCCAAAAGCTGCTCTATGTCTTTTGATGTACATGATTAAAATGGATCACATTTTCTCATCGCTCCGCTGGGTGTGGGAGATTGCTGGTCCCAGATTGGGAGCTCCTGTGGTGCAAGACTGACTGCACCTCAAATAAACATTAAGTAGCTTTCCTGTTAGTCCACTTCCTGTTACTCTTCTGAACAAACACCATCCAATAAAGACCAAATTCACTACCGGTACCTCATTGGTAGTCAGAATCTTTTGGGGACATTGCCGGAACTTGCATGTGACTTTTGAAATTCAAGTCTTCGCTTCCTTTTGTGCCAATGTGTGAAAGTTTGCCTTTGGAGGGTTCTGCAacattccctgagaatcctcaccgTGTGTTCAATTCTTTCCGCAGATTATGACACGTTGAGGACGACTGGCCTGGTCCTGGCTATTGTCATGTTTGTTGCTGGCATTCTCATCGCTTTGAGTGAGTATACATTCACCCGACCCCAATGGCTATTTGATGTCACTGTACCTCCATGAGAACGTTCAGTGCGGTCGAAAGAAGCACAGGCCCCTCTTCTCAAAACTTGCTTGCTTCCTCCAGAATCTCACCTCTCGTCCGCCTTCCTGCTGATTCGCTGCCTCAAGTTTTCCATGATAAATTCCATACTTCCCTCGCATAAGAGGAACTATTCAGGTCACACCGCAATCGTAACCTGCGACTGTTGGGGGGCGCTGTGGCATCTCCGCCAGACATCTCCCTGCTTATCACCCCTCCGAAGCTGCAACAAGCTCTCCTTCCCAATTTGGCTCTTTCTCTTTCAAGATATCAGAATAATCCAATATCAGAATTTTATTTAAGAATATGGAATCAACAAGATAATtgtccctcaccctccatcctcatgtgttgcccatccctaattgcccttgagaatgtggtggtgagctgcctctttgaactgctgcagtcccgtgtggtgtaggtacacccacagtgctgttagggagggagttcctggattttgacacagcgacagtgaaggaacgaccgatatatttccaagttgggatgctgcgtgacttggaggggttcccacgtatctgctccccttgtccttcgagatggaagCGGTCCTGGGTTTAAAATGTGCTGttgatcaagcggggctgctttgtcctggaatccgtcgagcttcttgagtattgttggagctgcactcatccagggaagtggagagcattccatcacactccagtcttgtgccttgtagatggtgtggacaggctttgggaagtcaggaggtgatttactcgccgcaggattcccagcttctgacctgcttggtagccacagtattaatatggctaggcccagttcagtttctggtcaatcgtaAACCCCAGAATATTGcatgattcagcaatggtaatgccattaaatgtcaaggaacgatggttagatcctctcttgttggagatggtcatcgcctggcatttgtgtggtgcaatgtaacttgccacttgtcagcccaagcctggatattgtccaggtcttgctgcatttgacacGGACATGCATCAGTGTCAAGGAGTTGAAAGTTTTAGATCTGACCTTTTAACCCCTGTTTTGATTAAGAAGTCACTGGGAGAATGTTGAAATCATAAATTGGGTTTGCTGAAGGACACACAGGGATCAAAGGCAAACAATGCCCTGATTAAGGTGCATATGTACATATGTAACATGGACACAATGTTGGCAATCATCAGAACGATTCCAGTGTTTTGCACACACTGCTGACGAATTAAAACTCAAAGTCGCCGTAGTGTGGGAAAATGTCACCCAGCTCGGAATGAAAGCTCTAAAATCCAGATGTACAATCACATTTCCAGGAttcagggagcgctgcactgtcagagggtcagttcagaggcagcgctgcactgtcagagggtcagtactgagggaatgctgcactgtcagagggtcagtactgagggagtgctgcactgtcagagggtcagtactgagggcagtgctgcactgtcagagggtcagtactgagggagtgctgcactgtcagagggtcagtactgagggagtgctgcactgtcagagggtcagtactgagggagtgctgcactgtcagagggtcagtactgagggagtgctgcactgtcagagggtcagcactgagggagtgctgcactgtcagagggtcagtactgagggagtgctgcactgtcagagggtcggtactgagggagtgctgcactgtcagagggtcggtactgagggagtgctgcattgtcagagggtcggtactgagggagtgctgcactgtcagagggtcagtactgagggagtgctgcactgtcagagggtcggtactgagggagtgctgcactgtcagagggtcagtactgagggagtgctgcactgtcagagggtcagtactgagggagtgctgcattgtcagagggtcagttcagaggcagcgctgcactgtcagagggtcagtactgagggagtgctgcactgtcagagggtcagtactgagggagtgctgcattgtcagagggtcagttcagaggcagcgctgcactgtcagagggtcagtactgagggagtgctgcactgtcagagggtcagcactgagggagtgctgcactgtcagagggtcagtactgagggagtgctgcactgtcagagagtcagtgctgagggagtgctgcactgtcagagagtcagtgctgagggagtgctgcactgtcagagggtcagtactgagggagtgctgcactgtcagagagtcagtactgagggagtgctgcactgtcagagggtcagtactgagggagtgctgcactgtcagagagtcagtgctgagggagtgctgcactgtcagagagtcagtgctgagggagtgctgcactgtcagagggtcagtactgagggcgtgctgcactgtcagagggtcactgcgattggaggagcgcagagttCGTGGTTTTAGGGGccggagtaggttacagagatagggagggttttagaaacagagggagtgtgagggatttTAGAATAGTACTAACTAAAACTGACTTGTTGTCAGTGTCCTTTTTTGTGATACGGAGCACCAGGCGGTGGAAAGAATCACCTCGAATTCAAGTGTGTGATAAAATCAGGGATCACCATGGAACTATTACATCAATGTAAATGATCTGTGTTTGTATTAGTGTAGAATTTAGTTTGTGAAAGTTAGGGAGGCGAGAAATTCTGTCCAAAGCAAACATCAACCAATTTTCAATATCCACAGTCAATATAATTTGATATGGAAGtcagtggatggcactgtgacATATACTTAACTCTTACTCTTTTTCAATTCACAGGCAAAAAGTTCAAATGTGGAAAGAGGTCAAAGTAAGAATTCATTGATAATTCATTTAGTGGTTAAAACTGAGGTGGATACAGatgtaagctccctctacactgttcccatcaaccactcccagggcagggacagcatggggttagatacagagtaaagctccgccgacactgtccccatcaaacactcccaggacaggtacatgaGGGGTTATATagggtaaagttccctctactgttcccatcaaccactcccagggcagggacagcatggggctagatacagagtaaagctccctctacactgtccccatcaaacactccgtgGATAGGAACAtgaggggttagatacagagtaaagttccctagacactgtccccagcaaacattcccaggacaggtacagcacggggttagatacagagtaaagctccctatacactgtccccatcaaacattcccgggacaggtacagcacggggttagatacagagtaaagctccctctacactgtccccatcaaacgctcccaggacaggtacagcacggggttagatacagagtaaagcttcctctacactgtccccatcaaacactcccaggacaggtacagcacggggttagatacagcgtaaagcttcctctacactgtccccatcaaacactcccaggagaggtacagcacggggttagatacagagtaaagctctctctacattgtccccatcaaacagtcccaggacaggtacagcacggggttagatacagagtaaagctccctctacactgtccccatcaaacgctcccagtacaggtacagcacggggttagatacagagtaaagcttcctctacactgtccccatcaaacactcccaggacaggtacagcacggggttagatacagcgtaaagcttcctctacactgtccccaccaaacactcccaggacaggtacagcatggggttagatacagagtaaagctctctctacattgtccccatcaaacagtcccaggacaggtacagcacggggttagatacagagtaaagcttcctctaatGTGTTGAAAATCTTCTTTTTCAGTGGAAGTAAGACTGCTGAGATGTCAGCCACACCAATTCCCGGTA encodes:
- the LOC119974561 gene encoding sodium/potassium-transporting ATPase subunit gamma-like; amino-acid sequence: MAGHAVSKTEMISTNQDQFAYDYDTLRTTGLVLAIVMFVAGILIALSKKFKCGKRSNGSKTAEMSATPIPAPSENIYA